A genomic segment from Corylus avellana chromosome ca5, CavTom2PMs-1.0 encodes:
- the LOC132182440 gene encoding probable methyltransferase PMT9: MRHRSDPSSTTSLVKYVLVGLIVLLGLACLYCGSYFAPGSRRSDDEDGTDAVFGGFIPNFDPEDFLEDPEHNPEVPKSIPICDLRFSELIPCLDRNLIYQLKLKPNLVLMEHYERHCPPPERRYNCLIPPPIGYKIPIRWPASRDEVWKANIPHTHLAQEKSDQNWMVVNGEKINFPGGGTHFHDGADKYIIALAKMLKSPGDKLYNGGNIRNVLDVGCGVASFGAYLLSHSIIAMSLAPNDVHENQIQFALERGVPATLGVLATKRLPYPSRSFELAHCSRCRIDWLQRDGILLLELDRLLRPGGYFVYSSPEAYAQDPENRRIWNAMSNLLRRMCWKVVAKHDQTVIWAKPLTNSCYSKREPGTLPRLCSSEDEPDATWNVPMKACISPYSAKMHKEKGSGLVPWPQRLTAAPPRLEEIGVSPEEFQEDTSIWHFRVVEYWKQMKSVVQKDSIRNVMDMNSNLGGFAAALSDKDVWVMNVAPVSTSARLKIIYDRGLIGTVHDWCEAFSTYPRTYDLLHAWTVFSEIAEHGCGAEDLLIEMDRILRPDGFVIIRDKPSVINYIRKFLTTLSWDGWVSEVEPRIDALASTEERVLIARKKLGDEGITTM, translated from the exons ATGAGGCACAGGAGCGACCCCAGCTCCACCACCTCGCTGGTCAAGTACGTCCTGGTCGGACTCATTGTGCTGCTCGGGTTGGCCTGTTTGTACTGCGGGTCGTACTTCGCCCCTGGCTCCCGTAGATCCGATGACGAGGACGGAACCGACGCGGTATTCGGCGGGTTCATCCCGAACTTCGATCCCGAGGATTTTCTTGAGGACCCAGAGCACAATCCCGAGGTCCCCAAGAGCATTCCT ATCTGTGATTTGAGATTTTCGGAGTTGATACCTTGTTTAGATAGGAACCTTATCTACCAACTGAAATTGAAACCCAATTTGGTGTTAATGGAGCACTATGAACGGCACTGCCCACCTCCGGAGCGCCGTTATAACTGCCTCATTCCGCCCCCAATTGGTTATAAG ATTCCTATAAGATGGCCTGCAAGTAGGGACGAAGTGTGGAAGGCGAATATACCCCACACGCATCTTGCACAAGAGAAATCAGATCAGAATTGGATGGTTGTTAATGGGGAGAAGATAAATTTTCCTGGTGGGGGTACCCATTTCCACGACGGAGCTGACAAGTACATCATTGCTCTTGCTAAG ATGCTTAAGTCTCCTGGCGATAAACTCTACAATGGTGGCAATATCCGAAATGTTCTTGATGTGGGTTGTGGTGTTGCAAGTTTTGGAGCCTATCTTCTTTCCCATAGCATTATAGCCATGTCTCTTGCACCTAATGATGTACATGAGAATCAAATACAATTTGCCCTGGAGAGGGGGGTTCCAGCAACCCTTGGTGTCTTGGCTACAAAAAGACTTCCTTATCCAAGCAGATCATTTGAACTGGCTCATTGTTCGCGATGTCGAATTGATTGGCTTCAAAGAGATGGAATTCTCTTATTAGAACTTGACAGATTACTAAGACCAGGAGGGTATTTTGTGTATTCTTCTCCTGAAGCATATGCACAGGATCCAGAAAATCGAAGGATCTGGAATGCTATGTCCAATCTTCTAAGAAGAATGTGCTGGAAAGTTGTTGCAAAACATGACCAGACTGTTATATGGGCAAAGCCATTGACAAATAGCTGTTATTCAAAGAGAGAACCTGGGACATTGCCCCGTTTGTGCAGTTCTGAGGATGAACCAGATGCAACTTGGAATGTGCCCATGAAGGCGTGCATCTCCCCGTACTCTGCAA AGATGCACAAGGAAAAGGGGAGCGGACTAGTTCCTTGGCCACAGAGGCTCACTGCCGCACCTCCTCGCCTGGAAGAAATTGGTGTGAGCCCTGAGGAATTCCAAGAGGACACT AGCATTTGGCATTTTAGAGTGGTTGAATACTGGAAGCAAATGAAATCTGTTGTACAGAAAGATTCCATCAGAAATGTCATGGATATGAACTCAAATCTCGGGGGGTTTGCTGCTGCCCTTAGTGATAAAGATGTCTGGGTGATGAATGTTGCTCCTGTCAGCACATCTGCCAGATTGAAGATTATATATGATCGAGGCTTAATTGGAACTGTTCATGACTG GTGTGAAGCATTTTCTACATATCCACGTACATATGATCTTCTGCATGCCTGGACAGTGTTCTCAGAGATTGCGGAGCATGGATGTGGTGCAGAGGATCTACTCATTGAAATGGATCGAATACTACGGCCTGATGGGTTTGTCATCATTAGGGACAAACCCTCTGTCATAAACTATATTAGGAAGTTTTTGACTACATTAAGCTGGGATGGTTGGGTATCAGAAGTGGAGCCGAGGATTGATGCTCTCGCCTCAACTGAAGAAAGAGTTTTGATTGCAAGAAAGAAGTTGGGGGATGAGGGGATTACGACAATGTGA
- the LOC132180937 gene encoding E3 ubiquitin-protein ligase RGLG2 isoform X2 gives MGGRNSKEGSSRQTSAVRSNSSSLSRYQPPYVQENYNYPPEESYFSPQYYPSSQEYVSQEVSQDYGRGQTSDSRVKLERRYSRIADDYNSLEQVTQALARAGLESSNLIVGIDFTKSNEWTGARSFNRRSLHHIGDGLNPYQQAISIIGKTMIAFDEDNLIPCFGFGDASTHDQDVFSFYPDERFCNGFEEVLSRYREIVPHLRLAGPTSFAPIIEMAITIVEQSAGQYHVLVIIADGQVTRSVDTEGGKLSPQEQKTVDAIVEASKFPLSIILVGVGDGPWDMMKEFDDNIPHRDFDNFQFVNFTELMSKSVPPSRKEAEFALAALMEIPSQYKATIELNLLGGRKGNSPQRVPLPPPIFVAASTSSLKPSRPSSFEPSVPPYYGDSMPVSTEPSVPPYSRPVSTAPPATSSTYDNQLCAICFSNPKDMAFGCGHQTCCACGEDLELCPICRRAILTRIRLY, from the exons ATGGGAGGTAGGAATTCAAAGGAGGGGAGTTCGAGGCAGACTTCTGCTGTTCGTTCGAATTCTTCTTCGTTGAGTAGGTATCAACCACCATATGTTCAAGAAAATTACAACTATCCACCCGAAGAGTCATATTTTTCGCCGCAGTATTATCCTTCTTCCCAAGAGTATGTTTCACAAGAGGTTTCACAAGATTATGGCCGTGGGCAGACCTCTGATAGCAGAGTGAAGCTGGAGAGGAGGTATTCAAGAATCGCCGATGATTACAATTCCTTGGAGCAG GTGACACAAGCTCTTGCGCGTGCTGGCCTTGAATCCTCCAATCTTATTGTTGGTATTGATTTCACAAAGAGCAATGAGTGGACAG GCGCAAGGTCATTTAACAGAAGAAGTTTGCATCACATTGGAGATGGTCTAAATCCTTATCAACAAGCAATATCCATTATTGGGAAAACTATGATTGCATTTGATGAGGATAACTTGATACCCTGTTTTGGATTTGGAGATG CATCAACACATGATCAAGATGTCTTCAGTTTCTATCCGGATGAGAGATTTTGTAATGGATTTGAGGAAGTGTTGAGTCGCTACAGGGAAATTGTCCCACATTTACGACTTGCAG GACCAACTTCATTTGCGCCTATAATTGAGATGGCCATTACCATTGTGGAGCAGAGTGCTGGGCAGTACCATGTTTTAGTAATAATTGCTGATGGACAG GTAACTAGGAGTGTAGATACTGAAGGTGGCAAGCTTAGTCCGCAGGAGCAGAAAACTGTTGATGCCATTGTTGAAGCAAG CAAGTTCCCTCTGTCAATTATATTAGTTGGTGTCGGAGATGGACCTTGGGACATGATGAAGGAATTTGATGACAATATCCCTCATAGGGACTTTGACAATTTTCAA TTCGTGAATTTTACAGAACTTATGTCAAAGAGTGTGCCTCCATCCCGAAAGGAGGCAGAATTTGCTCTTGCAGCCTTGATGGAAATTCCTTCTCAGTACAAGGCAACTATAGAGCTTAATTTGCTGGG TGGTCGGAAAGGCAATTCTCCCCAAAGGGTTCCCCTCCCCCCGCCTATCTTTGTTGCAGCATCTACCAGCAGCTTGAAACCTTCTCGTCCTTCCAGTTTTGAACCAAGTGTTCCTCCTTATTATGGAGACAGCATGCCTGTCAGCACTGAACCAAGTGTTCCTCCTTACAGCAGGCCTGTCAGCACGGCTCCACCTGCTACTAGTTCCACTTATGATAACCAG CTTTGCGCCATTTGCTTCAGTAACCCCAAGGACATGGCCTTTGGTTGTGGGCATCAG
- the LOC132180937 gene encoding E3 ubiquitin-protein ligase RGLG2 isoform X1 produces MGGRNSKEGSSRQTSAVRSNSSSLSRYQPPYVQENYNYPPEESYFSPQYYPSSQEYVSQEVSQDYGRGQTSDSRVKLERRYSRIADDYNSLEQVTQALARAGLESSNLIVGIDFTKSNEWTGARSFNRRSLHHIGDGLNPYQQAISIIGKTMIAFDEDNLIPCFGFGDASTHDQDVFSFYPDERFCNGFEEVLSRYREIVPHLRLAGPTSFAPIIEMAITIVEQSAGQYHVLVIIADGQVTRSVDTEGGKLSPQEQKTVDAIVEASKFPLSIILVGVGDGPWDMMKEFDDNIPHRDFDNFQFVNFTELMSKSVPPSRKEAEFALAALMEIPSQYKATIELNLLGSGRKGNSPQRVPLPPPIFVAASTSSLKPSRPSSFEPSVPPYYGDSMPVSTEPSVPPYSRPVSTAPPATSSTYDNQLCAICFSNPKDMAFGCGHQTCCACGEDLELCPICRRAILTRIRLY; encoded by the exons ATGGGAGGTAGGAATTCAAAGGAGGGGAGTTCGAGGCAGACTTCTGCTGTTCGTTCGAATTCTTCTTCGTTGAGTAGGTATCAACCACCATATGTTCAAGAAAATTACAACTATCCACCCGAAGAGTCATATTTTTCGCCGCAGTATTATCCTTCTTCCCAAGAGTATGTTTCACAAGAGGTTTCACAAGATTATGGCCGTGGGCAGACCTCTGATAGCAGAGTGAAGCTGGAGAGGAGGTATTCAAGAATCGCCGATGATTACAATTCCTTGGAGCAG GTGACACAAGCTCTTGCGCGTGCTGGCCTTGAATCCTCCAATCTTATTGTTGGTATTGATTTCACAAAGAGCAATGAGTGGACAG GCGCAAGGTCATTTAACAGAAGAAGTTTGCATCACATTGGAGATGGTCTAAATCCTTATCAACAAGCAATATCCATTATTGGGAAAACTATGATTGCATTTGATGAGGATAACTTGATACCCTGTTTTGGATTTGGAGATG CATCAACACATGATCAAGATGTCTTCAGTTTCTATCCGGATGAGAGATTTTGTAATGGATTTGAGGAAGTGTTGAGTCGCTACAGGGAAATTGTCCCACATTTACGACTTGCAG GACCAACTTCATTTGCGCCTATAATTGAGATGGCCATTACCATTGTGGAGCAGAGTGCTGGGCAGTACCATGTTTTAGTAATAATTGCTGATGGACAG GTAACTAGGAGTGTAGATACTGAAGGTGGCAAGCTTAGTCCGCAGGAGCAGAAAACTGTTGATGCCATTGTTGAAGCAAG CAAGTTCCCTCTGTCAATTATATTAGTTGGTGTCGGAGATGGACCTTGGGACATGATGAAGGAATTTGATGACAATATCCCTCATAGGGACTTTGACAATTTTCAA TTCGTGAATTTTACAGAACTTATGTCAAAGAGTGTGCCTCCATCCCGAAAGGAGGCAGAATTTGCTCTTGCAGCCTTGATGGAAATTCCTTCTCAGTACAAGGCAACTATAGAGCTTAATTTGCTGGG TAGTGGTCGGAAAGGCAATTCTCCCCAAAGGGTTCCCCTCCCCCCGCCTATCTTTGTTGCAGCATCTACCAGCAGCTTGAAACCTTCTCGTCCTTCCAGTTTTGAACCAAGTGTTCCTCCTTATTATGGAGACAGCATGCCTGTCAGCACTGAACCAAGTGTTCCTCCTTACAGCAGGCCTGTCAGCACGGCTCCACCTGCTACTAGTTCCACTTATGATAACCAG CTTTGCGCCATTTGCTTCAGTAACCCCAAGGACATGGCCTTTGGTTGTGGGCATCAG